In Pseudomonas glycinae, the DNA window GCCGACCGCTTCACCGATGTTCACCTGGTGACCACGAGCCAGGTCACGGCCGTAGCACTTGGCGCAAATGCCATAGCGGGTTTCGCAGCTGATCGGCGAACGCACGATCACTTCGTCGATGCTGTTCAGCTCGATGAACTCGACCCACTTCTCGTCTACCAGGGTGCCAGCAGGAACGATGACGTCCTCGGTACCCGGCTTGAATACGTCACGGGCAATGACACGACCCAATACGCGCTCACCCAACGGCTCTACAACGTCACCGCCTTCAATGTGCGGAGTCATCAGCAGACCGTGTTCGGTGCCGCAATCGATCTCGGTCACGACCAGATCCTGCGCCACGTCTACCAGACGACGAGTCAGGTAACCGGAGTTCGCAGTTTTCAACGCGGTATCCGCCAGACCTTTACGAGCACCGTGAGTCGAGATGAAGTACTGGAGTACGCTCAGACCTTCACGGAAGTTCGCAGTAATCGGCGTTTCAATGATGGAACCGTCCGGCTTGGCCATCAGACCACGCATACCGGCCAGCTGACGAATCTGTGCTGCGGAACCCCGCGCACCCGAGTCGGCCATCATGTACATCGAGTTGAACGATTCTTGCTCGACTTCGTCGCCGTGACGGTCGATGACTTTCTCTTTCGAGAGGTTGGCCATCATCGCCTTGGAGACTTCGTCGTTCGCTTTCGACCAAAGGTCGATCACTTTGTTGTACTTCTCGCCCTGGGTTACCAGGCCGGAGGCGTACTGGCTCTCGATCTCTTTCACTTCGTCGGTGGCTGCACCGATGATGCGGGCTTTTTCATCCGGGATAACGAAGTCGTTAACACCGATGGAAACGCCGGAGATGGTCGAGTAGGCAAAACCGGTGTACATCAACTGGTCAGCGAAGATCACGGTCTCTTTCAGACCAACCACGCGGTAGCACTGGTTGATCAGCTTGGAGATCGCCTTTTTCTTCATCGGCAGGTTGACGACGTCGAACGACAGACCTTTTGGCACAACCTGGAACAGCAGCGCACGGCCGACAGTGGTGTCGACGATACGGGTGTTGTTCACGCTGTTGCCGTCACGATCGTTCACGGTTTCGTTGATACGAACCTTGATCTTGGCGTGCAGTGCGGCCTCGCCGGCACGGAACACACGGTCAACTTCCTGCAGATCCGCGAACACACGACCTTCGCCCTTGGCGTTGATCGCTTCACGAGTCATGTAGTACAGACCCAATACAACGTCCTGCGACGGAACGATGATTGGCTCACCGTTGGCTGGCGACAGAATGTTGTTGGTCGACATCATCAACGCACGCGCTTCGAGCTGGGCTTCCAACGTCAGCGGTACGTGCACGGCCATTTGGTCGCCGTCGAAGTCGGCGTTGTACGCGGCGCAGACCAGAGGGTGCAGCTGGATAGCCTTACCTTCGATCAGTACCGGTTCAAACGCCTGGATACCCAGACGGTGAAGGGTCGGTGCACGGTTGAGAAGAACCGGGTGTTCGCGAATCACCTCAGCGAGAACGTCCCAAACCTCTGGCAGTTCGCGCTCGACCATTTTCTTGGCCGCTTTGATGGTGGTCGCCAGACCACGCATTTCCAGCTTGCCGAAAATGAACGGCTTGAACAGCTCGAGAGCCATCTTCTTCGGCAGACCGCACTGGTGCAGACGCAGGGTCGGACCTACGGTAATTACCGAACGACCCGAGTAGTCAACACGCTTACCGAGCAAGTTCTGACGGAAACGACCTTGCTTACCCTTGATCATGTCAGCCAGGGATTTCAGAGGACGCTTGTTCGAACCGGTGATAGCGCGGCCACGACGACCGTTGTCGAGCAGTGCATCGACAGCTTCCTGCAACATACGCTTTTCGTTGCGCACGATGATGTCCGGAGCGGACAGATCCAGCAGGCGCTTCAAACGGTTGTTACGGTTGATCACTCGACGATACAGATCGTTGAGGTCGGAAGTCGCGAAACGACCGCCATCCAGCGGGACCAGTGGACGCAGATCTGGCGGCAGAACCGGCAGAACGGTCAGCACCATCCACTCTGGCAGGTTGCCGGAACCCTGAAAGGCTTCCATCAACTTCAGACGCTTGGACAGCTTCTTGATCTTGGTTTCGGAGTTGGTTTGCGGAATCTCTTCACGCAGACGGCCAATCTCGTGTTCCAGGTCGATAGCGTGCAGCAGTTCGCGGACAGCTTCGGCACCCATGCGGGCGTCGAAATCGTCACCGAACTCTTCCAGCGCTTCGAAGTACTGCTCGTCGTTCAGCAGCTGACCTTTTTCAAGAGTGGTCATGCCCGGGTCGATAACGACATAGCTCTCGAAGTAGAGAACGCGCTCGATATCACGCAGGGTCATGTCCATCAGCAGGCCGATACGGGACGGCAGCGATTTCAGGAACCAGATGTGGGCAACCGGCGAAGCCAGTTCGATGTGCGCCATGCGCTCACGACGAACCTTGGCGAGTGCAACTTCAACGCCGCACTTCTCGCAGATCACACCACGGTGCTTCAAGCGCTTGTACTTACCGCACAGGCACTCGTAATCCTTTACCGGGCCAAAGATCTTGGCGCAGAACAGACCGTCACGCTCAGGTTTGAACGTACGGTAGTTGATGGTTTCCGGCTTTTTAACTTCACCGAACGACCACGAGCGGATCATCTCAGGCGAGGCCAATCCGATACGGATGGCGTCGAACTCTTCGACTTGACCCTGGTTTTTCAGCAAATTCAGTAGGTCTTTCAAGGCCTTTCCTCCTGGCGGAGCAGAGAGCGGGCAATCCTGCCCCGCTCTCGATCGCGTCACGTGTTATTCGGTTTCCAGATCGATATCGATGCCGAGGGAACGAATTTCCTTGATCAACACGTTGAAGGACTCGGGCATGCCCGGCTCCATACGGTGATCGCCGTCCACGATGTTTTTGTACATCTTGGTCCGGCCGTTCACATCGTCCGACTTCACTGTGAGCATTTCTTGCAGAGTGTAAGCAGCACCGTATGCTTCCAGTGCCCAGACCTCCATCTCCCCGAAACGCTGACCACCGAACTGCGCCTTACCACCCAGCGGCTGCTGGGTAACCAGGCTGTACGAACCGGTAGAACGCGCGTGCATCTTGTCGTCTACCAAGTGGTTCAGCTTCAGCATGTACATGTAGCCAACGGTAACTGGACGCTCGAACTTGTTGCCGGTACGGCCGTCGGTCAGCTGCATCTGGCCGCTTTCTGGCAGGTCTGCCAGTTTCAGCATGGCCTTGATTTCGCTTTCCTTGGCACCGTCGAACACTGGAGTGGCCATTGGAACGCCGCCACGCAGGTTCTTCGCCAGATCCAGGATTTCCTGATCGGAGAAGCTGTCCAGATCTTCGTTACGACCGCCGATCTGGTTGTAGATCTCGTCCAGGAAGGTACGCAGCTCAGCGACTTTACGCTGCTCTTCGACCATCCGGTTGATCTTCTCGCCCAGACCTTTGGCCGCGAGGCCCAGGTGGGTTTCAAGGATCTGACCAACGTTCATACGCGAAGGTACGCCCAGCGGGTTGAGGACCACGTCGACCGGGGTGCCATTGGCATCGTGCGGCATGTCTTCAACCGGCATGATCACGGAGACCACACCTTTGTTACCGTGACGACCGGCCATCTTGTCGCCCGGCTGGATGCGACGACGGATTGCCAGGTAAACCTTGACGATCTTCAGCACGCCTGGAGCCAGGTCATCGCCCTGCTGCAGTTTGCGCTTCTTGTCTTCGAACTTGTCGTCCAGCAGACGGCGACGATCAACGATGTAGGCCTGAGCCTTCTCGAGCTGCTCGTTCAGAGCATCTTCAGCCATGCGCAGTTTGAACCACTGACCATGCTCAAGACCGTCGAGTACTTCGTCGGTGATGTCCTGACCTTTCTTCAGGCCCGCGCCGCCTTCAGCCTTGTGGCCTACCAGAGCGGAACGCAGACGCTCGAAGGTCGCGCCTTCAACGATGCGGAACTCTTCGTTCAGATCCTTGCGGATCTCGTCCAGCTGGGACTTCTCGATCGACAGCGCACGAGCATCACGCTCAACGCCGTCACGCGTGAAGACCTGTACGTCGATGACAGTACCTTTGGTGCCCGTTGGCACGCGCAGGGAAGTGTCCTTAACGTCGCTGGCTTTTTCACCGAAGATTGCGCGCAGCAGTTTTTCTTCCGGAGTCAGTTGGGTCTCGCCTTTCGGAGTGACCTTGCCTACCAGGATGTCGCCTGCGCCAACTTCAGCACCTACGTAAACGATACCGGCTTCGTCCAGCTTGTTCAGCGCAGCTTCACCCACGTTAGGGATGTCCGCAGTGATTTCCTCTGGGCCAAGCTTGGTGTCACGTGCCACACAGGTCAGTTCCTGAATGTGGATCGTGGTGAAACGGTCTTCCTGAACCACACGCTCGGACAGGCAGATGGAGTCTTCGAAGTTGAAGCCGTTCCATGCCATGAACGCGATGCGCATGTTCTGACCCAGAGCCAGTTCACCCATGTCGGTGGACGGACCGTCGGCCATGATGTCGCCACGCTGAACACGATCACCCTTGCTCACCAACGGACGCTGGTTGATGCAGGTGTTCTGGTTCGAGCGGGTGTATTTGGTCAGGTTGTAGATGTCGACACCCGCTTCGCCGGTTTCAACTTCGTCATCAGCAACGCGAACCACGATACGGCTGGCATCAACGGAGTCGATCACGCCGCCGCGACGAGCCACGACGCAAACGCCGGAGTCGCGAGCCACGTTACGCTCCATGCCGGTACCGACCAGCGGCTTGTCAGCGCGCAGGGTTGGTACAGCTTGACGCTGCATGTTCGAACCCATCAATGCACGGTTGGCGTCGTCGTGCTCGAGGAACGGAATCAGCGACGCTGCAACCGAAACTACCTGCTTCGGCGAAACGTCCATCAAGGTGACGTCTTCCGGCGCCTTGACGGTGAATTCGTTCAGGTGACGTACGGCCACCAGTTCGTCGACCAGGACTTTCTGCTCGTTCATGGTCGCCGAAGCCTGCGCGATCACGTGATCGGCTTCTTCAATGGCAGACAGGAACACGATGTCGTCGGTGACCACACCCTCTTTCACCACGCGGTACGGGCTCTCGAGGAAGCCGTACTGGTTGGTGCGAGCGTAAGCAGCCAGGGAGTTGATCAGACCGATGTTCGGACCTTCCGGCGTTTCAATCGGGCAGACACGACCGTAGTGAGTCGGGTGTACGTCACGGACTTCGAAGCCCGCGCGCTCACGAGTCAGACCGCCAGGGCCGAGTGCAGAGACACGACGCTTGTGGGTGATCTCGGACAGCGGGTTGTTCTGGTCCATGAACTGCGACAGCTGGCTGGAACCGAAGAACTCTTTCACCGCCGCAGCCACTGGCTTGGCGTTGATCAGATCTTGCGGCATCAGGCCTTCGCTTTCAGCCATCGACAGGCGCTCTTTGACCGCACGCTCAACACGTACCAGGCCAACGCGGAACTGGTTCTCGGCCATTTCGCCTACGCAGCGAACACGACGGTTACCCAGGTGGTCGATGTCATCGACGATGCCTTTACCGTTACGGATGTCGACCAGAGTCTTCAGTACCGCGACGATGTCTTCCTTGCACAGCACACCCGAACCTTCGATCTCGGTACGACCGATACGACGGTTGAACTTCATCCGGCCGACCGCAGAGAGATCGTAACGCTCAGGGCTGAAGAACAGGTTGTTGAACAGGGTCTCGGCAGCGTCCTTGGTTGGCGGCTCGCCTGGACGCATCATGCGATAAATCTCGACCAGCGCTTCCAATTGGTTGCTGGTGGAGTCGATCTTCAGCGTGTCGGAGACGAACGGACCGCAGTCGATGTCGTTGGTGTACAGAGTCTCGATGCGTACGACGCCGGCCTTGGCGATTTTCGCCAGGATCTCGGTCGACAGCTCGGTGTTGCACTCTGCCAGGATCTCACCGGTAGCCGGGTGCACGATGGCCTTCGCGGTCGTACGACCGAGGACGTAGTCCAGCGGCACATCCAGCGTCTTGATTCCGGCTTTTTCGATCTGGTTGATGTGGCGCGCGGTAATACGGCGGCCTTGCTCAACGATGACCTTGCCCTTCTCATCCTGGATGTCCAGAACCGCAACTTCACCACGCAGGCGCGATGGCACCAGTTCCAGGCTGAGGGTTTCGCCGCTCAGGTGGAATACGTTGGTGGTGTAGAACGCGTCCAGCACTTCTTCGGTGGTGTAACCGAGTGCACGCAGCAAAACCGAGGCCGGCAGCTTGCGACGACGGTCGATACGCACGAAGACGCAGTCTTTCGGGTCGAACTCGAAGTCCAGCCACGAACCGCGGTAAGGAATGATGCGCGCGGAGTACAGCAGTTTGCCGGAGCTGTGCGTCTTGCCACGGTCGTGGTCGAAGAACACGCCCGGGGAACGGTGCAGCTGGGAAACGATCACACGCTCGGTACCGTTGATTACGAAGGTACCGTTCTCAGTCATCAATGGGATTTCACCCATGTAGACTTCTTGCTCTTTGATGTCCTTGATCGCTTTGTTCGACGATTCTTTGTCGAAAATGATCAGGCGCACTTTTACCCGCAAAGGTACGGCGAAAGTTACACCGCGCAATACGCATTCTTTGACATCAAATGCCGGTTCGCCCAGGCGATAACCGACGTACTCCAGCGCAGCATTGCCGGAGTAGCTGATGATCGGGAAAACGGATTTGAAGGCCGCATGCAGGCCCACGTCGCGGAACTGATCTTTAGTCGCTCCCGCTTGCAAGAATTCACGATACGAATCCAGCTGGATGGCCAGGAGGTAAGGCACATCCATGACGTCCGGCAACTTGCTAAAGTCCTTGCGGATACGTTTTTTCTCAGTATATGAGTAAGCCATCAGCGTTCCCCAGCTTGGTCACCTGCTTGTTTGGCCCCTCCCGACGGGAGCAGCCAGAAAATCGTGCAAACCCCATGGTTTGCGCCACCGCATCGGGTGGTTACAGCTCGTTATCGACACCGACCCAGTCGGCTGCCAATAACGGAAAAAGGCCGGTGGCAAGAGCCACCAGCCATCAGCCTGTCGCTTGACGCTCGGGCTGGAGGAGCAAAGTCGATGCTTACTTCAGCTCGACTTTAGCGCCTGCTTCTTCCAGCTTCTTCTTAGCGTCTTCAGCAGCTTCTTTCGAAACGCCTTCAGCTACAACCTGAGGAGCGCCGTCGACTTTCTCTTTGGCTTCTTTCAGGCCCAGACCGGTCAGTTCACGAACTGCCTTGATCACGTTTACTTTCTTCTCGCCGGCTTCAACCAGAACAACGTTGAACTCGGTTTGCTCTTCAACAACAGCGGCAGCAGCAGCTGGACCAGCAGCAGCAACAGCAGCGGTCACGCCGAAGGTTTCTTCCATTGCTTTGATCAGCTCAACAACTTCCAGAACGGTTTTCTGGCCGATTGCTTCGATGATTTGTTCGTTAGTCAGAGACATGACTCAATTCCTGATTTGGTGGACAGCCTGTACGGCCGTCGAAATAAACAAAAATACGCGAGAGTGGAAACGCTCAGCCTCAGGCTGCAGCTGCTTCTTTCTGATCGCGAATTGCCGCCAGAGTACGAGCCAGCTTGCTGGTAGCGCCTTGAATCACGCTCATCAGTTTCGCAATAGCTTCGTCGCGAGTTGGCAGGCTTGCCAGCACGTCGATCTCATTCGCTGCGAGGAACTTGCCCTCGAACGAAGCTGCCTTGATCTCGAACTTATCCTGACCCTTGGCAAATTCCTTGAACAGACGAGCAGCAGCGCCCGGGTGTTCGTTGGAGAATGCAATCAGGGTCGGGCCGGTGAACGCACTGTCCAGCACTTCGTACGAAGTGCCAGCAACAGCGCGCTTGAGCAGGGTGTTACGTACAACACGTACGTAAACGCCAGCTTCACGAGCCTCTTTACGGAGTCCGGTCATTGCGCCTACTGTTACGCCACGGGCATCAACCACGACAGCGGACAGAGCGACTTTGGCAGCCTCGTTGACTTCAGCGACGATGGCCTTCTTGTCTTCGAGATTAATTGCCACGGGTTTAACTCCTGCTTGTTACCGTTTCATCCGATCGAAACCGAATGTCGTTTTGGTGTCTGATTCGGTAAGGAACCGGGAGCACCATCTGCGTAGGCTTGAGGTTTAAGACTTGCGTCGCCTACGGTCTTGGATAGCCCCCGCCAGGCAGGGACCCCAATCTTTCAATTGGCGCAGTTAACTGCGCCAATTTTTGTCTTACGCGTCCAGCGAGCTCTGGTCGATGACCAGACCTGGGCCCATAGTGGTGCTCAGGGTAACGCGCTTGACGTAGATACCTTTCGAAGAAGCTGGCTTGATACGCTTCAAATCAGCGATCAGGGCTTCAACGTTTTCCTTCAGCTTGACGGCATCGAAGCCGATCTTGCCAACAGAAGTGTGGATGATGCCGTTTTTGTCGGTGCGATAACGAACCTGACCAGCCTTGGCATTTTTGACCGCGGTAGCGACGTCTGGGGTAACAGTGCCGACTTTCGGGTTAGGCATCAGACCACGTGGACCGAGGATCTGACCCAGTTGACCTACAACGCGCATGGCATCCGGGGATGCGATCACTACGTCATAGTTCAGGTCGCCGCCTTTCATTTCGGCAGCCAGCTCATCCATACCTACACGGTCAGCGCCGGCAGCCAGAGCGGCCTCAGCAGCTGGACCCTGGGTGAACACAGCAACGCGAACAGTCTTGCCAGTGCCGTGTGGCAGCACAGTAGCGCTACGAACGACCTGGTCGGATTTACGCGGGTCTACGCCCAGGTTTACAGCTACGTCGTACGACTCGACGAATTTGGCAGCTGGCAGCGAAGCCAGCAGAGTTGCGGCCTCTTCGAAGTTGTAGGACTTGCCCGCTTCGATTTTTTCAGCGATAGCCTTTTGGCGCTTGGTCAGCTTAGCCATTACACACCCTCCACGTTAAGGCCCATGCTACGAGCAGAACCGGCGATAGTGCGCACGGCTGCATCCATATCAGCTGCAGTCAGATCCGCGTTTTTGGTTTTCGCGATTTCTTCCAGCTGAGCACGGGTAACAGTGCCAACCTTAACGGTGTTCGGACGAGCGGAACCGCTGGTCAGACCGGCCGCCTTCTTCAGCAGAACCGAAGCAGGGGTGGATTTGGTTTCGAAAGTGAAGCTACGGTCGCTGTAGACAGTGATGATCACCGGAGTCGGCAGACCAGCTTCCAGACCCTGGGTACGGGCGTTGAAAGCTTTGCAGAATTCCATGATGTTCACGCCGTGCTGACCCAGAGCAGGACCAACAGGTGGGCTTGGGTTAGCCTGAGCGGCCTTCACTTGCAGCTTGATGTAAGCGGTAATCTTCTTGGCCATGAGGCACTCCAATTACGGGTTCGAACGCCTCGAAAGGCTCCCCGGTTACTTGCGCGTTTATCCCAGTGACGACAAAACCCCACAGCCTAGGGCTGCGGGGTTGGGATGCTTGCTCAGTTAGACCTTTTCGACCTGACTGAACTCCAACTCTACCGGAGTAGAGCGTCCGAAAATGAGCACCGCCACTTGGATCCGGCTCTTTTCGTAGTTAACTTCTTCAACAACACCGTTAAAGTCAGCGAACGGACCGTCATTGACTCGAACGGTTTCGCCCGGCTCGAACAATGTCTTCGGCTTCGGCTTGTCGCTACCGTCAGCAACACGACGCAGAATCGCCTCAGCTTCTTTATCGGTGATTGGTGCCGGCTTATCAGCAGTACCGCCGATAAAACCCATCACCCGAGGAGTATCCTTGACCAAGTGCCAAGTACCCTCGTTCATGTCCATCTGAACCAGCACATAACCTGGGAAGAATTTGCGCTCGCTTTTGCGTTTCTGGCCATTACGCATTTCAACCACTTCTTCAGTGGGAACCAGAATTTCGCCGAAGCCATCTTCCATGCCAGCCAGCTTTACGCGCTCGATCAACGAACGCATGACATGCTTCTCGTAACCCGAGTAAGCATGCACAACGTACCAACGCTTAGCCACGGGACACCCTTAGCCGACAATCAAGGAAACAAGCCAGCCGAGCAGGGAATCAAGCCCCCACAACAGCAACGCCATAACCAGAACAACAGCCACAACAATCAGCGTGGTTTGCGTGGTTTCTTGGCGAGTTGGCCATACGACTTTACGAATCTCGGTGCGAGCCTCCTTAACCAGTACAAAGAAAGACTTGCCCTTGGCAGTCTGCAGGCCTACAAAGGCAGCTACAGCAGCAATAACAAGCAATGCAAGTACGCGGTACAGGATCGGCGAAGCAGCGTAATACTGATTGCCGACAACGCCAACAATTACCAAAGCGACTACGACAAGCCACTTGAGCAAATCGAAGCGAGAGCCTTGAGCTTCAGCTTTAGGAGTCATCTATGAAGATCCTGTGAAAAGAAAGCCAGACACACCAAGTGAATCTGGCAGGTCAGGAGGGAATCGAACCCCCAACCTACGGTTTTGGAGACCGTCGCTCTGCCAATTGAGCTACTGACCTAAAACAAAATCAGGCCGACCATTATGCCGGCCTGAAAAAGACATTACAACTGTTTACTCGATGATCTTGGCTACGACACCAGCACCAACGGTACGGCCGCCTTCACGGATTGCGAAACGCAGACCGTCTTCCATCGCGATGGTTTTGATCAGGGTAACAGTCATCTGAATGTTGTCACCTGGCATTACCATTTCAACGCCTTCTGGCAGCTCGCAGTTACCGGTCACGTCAGTAGTACGGAAGTAGAACTGTGGACGGTAGCCTTTGAAGAACGGAGTGTGACGACCGCCTTCTTCCTTGCTCAGAACGTAAACTTCTGCAGTAAACTTGGTGTGCGGCTTAACCGAACCCGGCTTAACCAGAACCTGACCACGCTCAACGTCGTCACGCTTGGTACCACGCAGCAGAACGCCGCAGTTCTCACCAGCACGGCCTTCGTCCAGCAGCTTGCGGAACATCTCAACACCGGTGCAGGTGGTGGTGGCGGTGTCACGCAGACCAACGATTTCCAGGGCGTCTTGAACGCGAACGATACCGCGCTCGATACGACCGGTTACAACAGTACCGCGACCCGAGATCGAGAATACGTCTTCGATTGGCATCAGGTACCTACAACGCCTACGGCAATGTCACTGCCGAACGCGACGAACTCGGCCGCGTCACCCGTTACGAATATGCCGACAACCTGCACCTTGTCAGCCGTCGTATCAATCCTGACGGCAGCCAGCTGCGCTACCGCTACGACAACTCGCGCCTGCTTCTGACCGAAATCGAAAACGAACGTGGCGAGCATTACCACCTCGACTATTTTGCAAACGGCCTGATCCAGCAGGAAACCGGTTTCGACGGCCGCCGCACCGCGTACGAATACGACCTCAACGGCCAGTTGCTGAAGAAGACCGAATTCGGCGATGACGGCAGCGAACTGGTCACCGAGTATCAGCGCGATGCTGCCGGTCGACTGCTGGTGAAAACCCTCGCCGATGGCGAAGAAATTCACTACAGCTACGATGCCCTTGGCCGTTTGGTGAATGTCGACGACGGTCACTGGCCGCTGGCCTACGAATACGACGTGCAGGATCGCCTGATCACCGAACACCAGGGTTGGGGCACCACACGTTACGAATACGACAGCGTCGGGCAACTGAGTCACTGCCGCCTCCCCGACGGCAGCACACTCGACTACCGCCATTTGTCAGGCGGACGTCTGAGCAGCATCGACCTCAACGGCTCACGCCTGACCAGCCACCAATTCAGCGCCGGTCGCGAACAGCAACGCCAACAAGGCCTGTTGCTCAGCCAATACCAGTACGACGAACAAGGTCGCCTGCAAGCGCATAGCGTCAGCCAGCGTGAAAAAAACCTGTTCCAGCGTCGCTATAACTACGACGCCAACGGCAACCTCGCCGGTATCGACGACAGCCGCAAGGGCAACCGCAGCTTCCACTACGACCCGCTGGACCGCTTGACCAGCGTACGTGGCGCAACACCGGAAACCTTCGCCCACGACCCGGCCGGCAACCTGCTCGGCCAGAACAACGAAGGCACAGCCAACCTCGCCAACGTCAAAGGCAACCGTCTGCTGATGCAGGGCGACCGCCACTACGACTACGACGCCTATGGCAACCTGATCCGCGAACGCCGTGGCACCGGACATAAACTCGTCACCGAATACAGCTACGACTCCCAGCACCGACTAATCCGTGTCAGCCTGCCGGGCGGCAGCAATGCATCCTATAAGTACGACGCCTTCGGTCGCCGCATCGAGAAAACTGTCGATGGCCATACCACCGAATTCTTGTGGCAAGGCGAACGCCTGATCGCCGAAAGCGGTGACAATCGTTATCGCACTTACATCTACGAACCCGGCAGCTTCCGCCCGCTGGCGATGCTCGACGGCGAAGGCCCGCGTAAGGCGACGCCGTTCTACTATCAGCTCGATCACCTGGGCACACCGCAGGAACTCACCGACTACGGCGGTGAAATCATGTGGTCCGCGAAATACCGCGCGTACGGCAACCTCGCGGCGCTGGACGTCAGCGAAATCGACAACCCGTTGCGGTTCCAGGGTCAGTACTTCGATGCGGAGACAGGCCTACACTACA includes these proteins:
- the rpoC gene encoding DNA-directed RNA polymerase subunit beta', whose protein sequence is MKDLLNLLKNQGQVEEFDAIRIGLASPEMIRSWSFGEVKKPETINYRTFKPERDGLFCAKIFGPVKDYECLCGKYKRLKHRGVICEKCGVEVALAKVRRERMAHIELASPVAHIWFLKSLPSRIGLLMDMTLRDIERVLYFESYVVIDPGMTTLEKGQLLNDEQYFEALEEFGDDFDARMGAEAVRELLHAIDLEHEIGRLREEIPQTNSETKIKKLSKRLKLMEAFQGSGNLPEWMVLTVLPVLPPDLRPLVPLDGGRFATSDLNDLYRRVINRNNRLKRLLDLSAPDIIVRNEKRMLQEAVDALLDNGRRGRAITGSNKRPLKSLADMIKGKQGRFRQNLLGKRVDYSGRSVITVGPTLRLHQCGLPKKMALELFKPFIFGKLEMRGLATTIKAAKKMVERELPEVWDVLAEVIREHPVLLNRAPTLHRLGIQAFEPVLIEGKAIQLHPLVCAAYNADFDGDQMAVHVPLTLEAQLEARALMMSTNNILSPANGEPIIVPSQDVVLGLYYMTREAINAKGEGRVFADLQEVDRVFRAGEAALHAKIKVRINETVNDRDGNSVNNTRIVDTTVGRALLFQVVPKGLSFDVVNLPMKKKAISKLINQCYRVVGLKETVIFADQLMYTGFAYSTISGVSIGVNDFVIPDEKARIIGAATDEVKEIESQYASGLVTQGEKYNKVIDLWSKANDEVSKAMMANLSKEKVIDRHGDEVEQESFNSMYMMADSGARGSAAQIRQLAGMRGLMAKPDGSIIETPITANFREGLSVLQYFISTHGARKGLADTALKTANSGYLTRRLVDVAQDLVVTEIDCGTEHGLLMTPHIEGGDVVEPLGERVLGRVIARDVFKPGTEDVIVPAGTLVDEKWVEFIELNSIDEVIVRSPISCETRYGICAKCYGRDLARGHQVNIGEAVGVIAAQSIGEPGTQLTMRTFHIGGAASRTSAADSVQVKNGGTVRLHNLKHVERVDGNLVAVSRSGELAIADDFGRERERYKLPYGAVISVKEGDKVDAGAIVAKWDPHTHPIVTEMKGTVTYVGMEEGITIKRQTDELTGMTNIEVLDAKDRPAAGKDIRPAVKMVDDNGKDLLLPGTDVIAQYFLPANALVGVADGAKIAIGDVIARIPQETSKTRDITGGLPRVADLFEARRPKEASILAEVSGTIAFGKETKGKRRLVITPNDGSDPYEELIPKWRHLNVFEGEQVNRGEVISDGPSDPHDILRLLGVSALAKYIVNEIQDVYRLQGVKINDKHIETILRQMLRKVEISESGDSSFIKGDQMELTHVLVENERLNAEDKFVSKFTRVLLGITKASLSTESFISAASFQETTRVLTEAAVTGKRDYLRGLKENVVVGRLIPAGTGLAYHSERKRRRDADKPLRVSASEVEAALTEALNSSGN
- the rpoB gene encoding DNA-directed RNA polymerase subunit beta, translating into MAYSYTEKKRIRKDFSKLPDVMDVPYLLAIQLDSYREFLQAGATKDQFRDVGLHAAFKSVFPIISYSGNAALEYVGYRLGEPAFDVKECVLRGVTFAVPLRVKVRLIIFDKESSNKAIKDIKEQEVYMGEIPLMTENGTFVINGTERVIVSQLHRSPGVFFDHDRGKTHSSGKLLYSARIIPYRGSWLDFEFDPKDCVFVRIDRRRKLPASVLLRALGYTTEEVLDAFYTTNVFHLSGETLSLELVPSRLRGEVAVLDIQDEKGKVIVEQGRRITARHINQIEKAGIKTLDVPLDYVLGRTTAKAIVHPATGEILAECNTELSTEILAKIAKAGVVRIETLYTNDIDCGPFVSDTLKIDSTSNQLEALVEIYRMMRPGEPPTKDAAETLFNNLFFSPERYDLSAVGRMKFNRRIGRTEIEGSGVLCKEDIVAVLKTLVDIRNGKGIVDDIDHLGNRRVRCVGEMAENQFRVGLVRVERAVKERLSMAESEGLMPQDLINAKPVAAAVKEFFGSSQLSQFMDQNNPLSEITHKRRVSALGPGGLTRERAGFEVRDVHPTHYGRVCPIETPEGPNIGLINSLAAYARTNQYGFLESPYRVVKEGVVTDDIVFLSAIEEADHVIAQASATMNEQKVLVDELVAVRHLNEFTVKAPEDVTLMDVSPKQVVSVAASLIPFLEHDDANRALMGSNMQRQAVPTLRADKPLVGTGMERNVARDSGVCVVARRGGVIDSVDASRIVVRVADDEVETGEAGVDIYNLTKYTRSNQNTCINQRPLVSKGDRVQRGDIMADGPSTDMGELALGQNMRIAFMAWNGFNFEDSICLSERVVQEDRFTTIHIQELTCVARDTKLGPEEITADIPNVGEAALNKLDEAGIVYVGAEVGAGDILVGKVTPKGETQLTPEEKLLRAIFGEKASDVKDTSLRVPTGTKGTVIDVQVFTRDGVERDARALSIEKSQLDEIRKDLNEEFRIVEGATFERLRSALVGHKAEGGAGLKKGQDITDEVLDGLEHGQWFKLRMAEDALNEQLEKAQAYIVDRRRLLDDKFEDKKRKLQQGDDLAPGVLKIVKVYLAIRRRIQPGDKMAGRHGNKGVVSVIMPVEDMPHDANGTPVDVVLNPLGVPSRMNVGQILETHLGLAAKGLGEKINRMVEEQRKVAELRTFLDEIYNQIGGRNEDLDSFSDQEILDLAKNLRGGVPMATPVFDGAKESEIKAMLKLADLPESGQMQLTDGRTGNKFERPVTVGYMYMLKLNHLVDDKMHARSTGSYSLVTQQPLGGKAQFGGQRFGEMEVWALEAYGAAYTLQEMLTVKSDDVNGRTKMYKNIVDGDHRMEPGMPESFNVLIKEIRSLGIDIDLETE
- the rplL gene encoding 50S ribosomal protein L7/L12: MSLTNEQIIEAIGQKTVLEVVELIKAMEETFGVTAAVAAAGPAAAAAVVEEQTEFNVVLVEAGEKKVNVIKAVRELTGLGLKEAKEKVDGAPQVVAEGVSKEAAEDAKKKLEEAGAKVELK
- the rplJ gene encoding 50S ribosomal protein L10, which gives rise to MAINLEDKKAIVAEVNEAAKVALSAVVVDARGVTVGAMTGLRKEAREAGVYVRVVRNTLLKRAVAGTSYEVLDSAFTGPTLIAFSNEHPGAAARLFKEFAKGQDKFEIKAASFEGKFLAANEIDVLASLPTRDEAIAKLMSVIQGATSKLARTLAAIRDQKEAAAA